Proteins encoded together in one Triticum dicoccoides isolate Atlit2015 ecotype Zavitan chromosome 7B, WEW_v2.0, whole genome shotgun sequence window:
- the LOC119338615 gene encoding protein ROOT INITIATION DEFECTIVE 3-like isoform X1: protein MAPPSQLVLAASSTDAGVAAWDLRTGSEAIRHRPCASRPRAVAAVAGRFLAAAQIAAGNSAPIHYYHWDKPQVAVKSFPAEPIRALIADPEGNYLIGGGVSGDIFFWEVASGELLVRWHAHYRDVRCLALYDMLLVSASEDGSIKIWDLLTMLDEQSRFEAKTPYLYNFNQHTLPVTDIACFHGAIAVSSSEDRTCKIWSLSEGRMLRSISFPAIIDSVEIDPRSHIFYAGGRDGKIYVTAMGVDASSQGRDDSSILGILDDHRRTVAAPRAAHPSCCCCPCFSLLVHFWLEAGKSEAISCLVHELGSCKQKCLNGLLIKESMICLLVPDLVLLCYARLPGSNKEIKAVTSLTSSTDGLLLVSGSEDGNVRVWDTRSQQVTRKFKHSQGPVTNVLIVTPKRLNLPPLQPLRKVCAASGEVVPRAVILPNPENDVHIAGNLSSNLLEQLLDAQQQHGSSRLFDSGVSTLNGVPNQQGAEWRSKYLELQDLFVHEVLGDMPS from the exons ATGGCGCCGCCGTCGCAACTGGTGCTCGCGGCCTCCTCCACCGACGCCGGCGTGGCCGCGTGGGACCTCCGCACGGGGTCCGAGGCCATCCGCCACCGCCCCTGCGCCTCCCGGCCACGTGCCGTCGCTGCCGTCGCCGGccgcttcctcgccgccgcccaaaTCGCCGCCGGCAACTCCGCCCCCATCCACTACTACCACTGGGACAAG CCTCAGGTGGCTGTGAAGAGCTTCCCCGCCGAGCCAATCCGCGCGCTCATTGCTGACCCGGAGGGGAACTATCTCATCGGCGGCGGTGTGTCCGGTGACATATTCTTTTGGGAG GTGGCTAGTGGAGAGCTGCTTGTCCGATGGCATGCTCACTATCGTGATGTTAGGTGCCTTGCCCTCTATGACATGTTGCTTGTCTCAGCGTCCGAGGATGGGAGCATCAAAATTTGGGATCTTCTCAC GATGCTTGATGAGCAATCAAGGTTTGAGGCAAAGACGCCATACCTATACAACTTCAATCAGCACACACTTCCTGTAACTGATATTGCTTGTTTTCATGGAGCAATTGCTGTGTCATCTTCAGAGGACCGCACATGTAAA ATATGGAGTCTATCAGAGGGCAGGATGCTGAGAAGTATTTCATTTCCTGCTATCATTGATTCTGTTGAAATAGACCCAAGAAGTCATATTTTCTATGCTGGTGGTAGAGATGGAAAGATATATGTTACTGCTATGGGTGTTGATGCCTCCTCTCAGGGCCGTGATGATTCGTCTATTCTCGGTATTCTGGATGACCACAG GAGGACTGTCGCTGCGCCACGGGCTGCACATCCTTCCTGTTGCTGCTGCCCATGTTTTAGTCTGCTGGTGCACTTCTGGCTAGAAGCTGGGAAAAGTGAGGCGATAAGCTGCTTGGTCCATGAACTTGGAAGTTGTAAACAAAAATGTTTGAATGGTCTCTTGATCAAGGAGAGTATGATCTGTTTACTGGTACCAGATTTGGTGTTGCTGTGCTACGCTCGGCTGCCTGGGAGCAATAAAGAAAT CAAGGCGGTAACGAGCTTAACATCAAGTACAGATGGCCTTCTACTAGTCTCTGGTTCGGAGGATGGTAATGTTCGGGTTTGGGATACCAGAAGTCAGCAAGTAACCCGAAAATTCAAACACTCCCAAG GTCCAGTAACTAATGTTCTCATAGTAACACCCAAAAGATTAAACCTGCCACCTTTACAACCATTGCGGAAAGTGTGTGCAGCAAGTGGCGAAGTTGTACCACGAGCTGTAATTCTGCCCAACCCTGAAAATGATGTTCATATTGCTGGAAATCTCAGCTCTAACCTTCTAGAGCAGCTCTTGGATGCACAACAG CAGCACGGCAGCTCTAGGTTATTTGATTCTGGGGTGAGCACTCTCAATGGCGTACCAAACCAACAGGGGGCAGAATGGAGAAGTAAATACCTAGAGTTGCAGGATCTTTTTGTGCATGAGGTTCTTGGTGATATGCCATCTTAA
- the LOC119338615 gene encoding protein ROOT INITIATION DEFECTIVE 3-like isoform X2, which produces MAPPSQLVLAASSTDAGVAAWDLRTGSEAIRHRPCASRPRAVAAVAGRFLAAAQIAAGNSAPIHYYHWDKPQVAVKSFPAEPIRALIADPEGNYLIGGGVSGDIFFWEVASGELLVRWHAHYRDVRCLALYDMLLVSASEDGSIKIWDLLTMLDEQSRFEAKTPYLYNFNQHTLPVTDIACFHGAIAVSSSEDRTCKIWSLSEGRMLRSISFPAIIDSVEIDPRSHIFYAGGRDGKIYVTAMGVDASSQGRDDSSILGILDDHRRTVAAPRAAHPSCCCCPCFSLLVHFWLEAGKSEAISCLVHELGSCKQKCLNGLLIKESMICLLVPDLVLLCYARLPGSNKEIKAVTSLTSSTDGLLLVSGSEDGNVRVWDTRSQQVTRKFKHSQGPVTNVLIVTPKRLNLPPLQPLRKVCAASGEVVPRAVILPNPENDVHIAGNLSSNLLEQLLDAQQHGSSRLFDSGVSTLNGVPNQQGAEWRSKYLELQDLFVHEVLGDMPS; this is translated from the exons ATGGCGCCGCCGTCGCAACTGGTGCTCGCGGCCTCCTCCACCGACGCCGGCGTGGCCGCGTGGGACCTCCGCACGGGGTCCGAGGCCATCCGCCACCGCCCCTGCGCCTCCCGGCCACGTGCCGTCGCTGCCGTCGCCGGccgcttcctcgccgccgcccaaaTCGCCGCCGGCAACTCCGCCCCCATCCACTACTACCACTGGGACAAG CCTCAGGTGGCTGTGAAGAGCTTCCCCGCCGAGCCAATCCGCGCGCTCATTGCTGACCCGGAGGGGAACTATCTCATCGGCGGCGGTGTGTCCGGTGACATATTCTTTTGGGAG GTGGCTAGTGGAGAGCTGCTTGTCCGATGGCATGCTCACTATCGTGATGTTAGGTGCCTTGCCCTCTATGACATGTTGCTTGTCTCAGCGTCCGAGGATGGGAGCATCAAAATTTGGGATCTTCTCAC GATGCTTGATGAGCAATCAAGGTTTGAGGCAAAGACGCCATACCTATACAACTTCAATCAGCACACACTTCCTGTAACTGATATTGCTTGTTTTCATGGAGCAATTGCTGTGTCATCTTCAGAGGACCGCACATGTAAA ATATGGAGTCTATCAGAGGGCAGGATGCTGAGAAGTATTTCATTTCCTGCTATCATTGATTCTGTTGAAATAGACCCAAGAAGTCATATTTTCTATGCTGGTGGTAGAGATGGAAAGATATATGTTACTGCTATGGGTGTTGATGCCTCCTCTCAGGGCCGTGATGATTCGTCTATTCTCGGTATTCTGGATGACCACAG GAGGACTGTCGCTGCGCCACGGGCTGCACATCCTTCCTGTTGCTGCTGCCCATGTTTTAGTCTGCTGGTGCACTTCTGGCTAGAAGCTGGGAAAAGTGAGGCGATAAGCTGCTTGGTCCATGAACTTGGAAGTTGTAAACAAAAATGTTTGAATGGTCTCTTGATCAAGGAGAGTATGATCTGTTTACTGGTACCAGATTTGGTGTTGCTGTGCTACGCTCGGCTGCCTGGGAGCAATAAAGAAAT CAAGGCGGTAACGAGCTTAACATCAAGTACAGATGGCCTTCTACTAGTCTCTGGTTCGGAGGATGGTAATGTTCGGGTTTGGGATACCAGAAGTCAGCAAGTAACCCGAAAATTCAAACACTCCCAAG GTCCAGTAACTAATGTTCTCATAGTAACACCCAAAAGATTAAACCTGCCACCTTTACAACCATTGCGGAAAGTGTGTGCAGCAAGTGGCGAAGTTGTACCACGAGCTGTAATTCTGCCCAACCCTGAAAATGATGTTCATATTGCTGGAAATCTCAGCTCTAACCTTCTAGAGCAGCTCTTGGATGCACAACAG CACGGCAGCTCTAGGTTATTTGATTCTGGGGTGAGCACTCTCAATGGCGTACCAAACCAACAGGGGGCAGAATGGAGAAGTAAATACCTAGAGTTGCAGGATCTTTTTGTGCATGAGGTTCTTGGTGATATGCCATCTTAA
- the LOC119338615 gene encoding protein ROOT INITIATION DEFECTIVE 3-like isoform X3 — MAPPSQLVLAASSTDAGVAAWDLRTGSEAIRHRPCASRPRAVAAVAGRFLAAAQIAAGNSAPIHYYHWDKPQVAVKSFPAEPIRALIADPEGNYLIGGGVSGDIFFWEVASGELLVRWHAHYRDVRCLALYDMLLVSASEDGSIKIWDLLTMLDEQSRFEAKTPYLYNFNQHTLPVTDIACFHGAIAVSSSEDRTCKIWSLSEGRMLRSISFPAIIDSVEIDPRSHIFYAGGRDGKIYVTAMGVDASSQGRDDSSILGILDDHSKAVTSLTSSTDGLLLVSGSEDGNVRVWDTRSQQVTRKFKHSQGPVTNVLIVTPKRLNLPPLQPLRKVCAASGEVVPRAVILPNPENDVHIAGNLSSNLLEQLLDAQQQHGSSRLFDSGVSTLNGVPNQQGAEWRSKYLELQDLFVHEVLGDMPS, encoded by the exons ATGGCGCCGCCGTCGCAACTGGTGCTCGCGGCCTCCTCCACCGACGCCGGCGTGGCCGCGTGGGACCTCCGCACGGGGTCCGAGGCCATCCGCCACCGCCCCTGCGCCTCCCGGCCACGTGCCGTCGCTGCCGTCGCCGGccgcttcctcgccgccgcccaaaTCGCCGCCGGCAACTCCGCCCCCATCCACTACTACCACTGGGACAAG CCTCAGGTGGCTGTGAAGAGCTTCCCCGCCGAGCCAATCCGCGCGCTCATTGCTGACCCGGAGGGGAACTATCTCATCGGCGGCGGTGTGTCCGGTGACATATTCTTTTGGGAG GTGGCTAGTGGAGAGCTGCTTGTCCGATGGCATGCTCACTATCGTGATGTTAGGTGCCTTGCCCTCTATGACATGTTGCTTGTCTCAGCGTCCGAGGATGGGAGCATCAAAATTTGGGATCTTCTCAC GATGCTTGATGAGCAATCAAGGTTTGAGGCAAAGACGCCATACCTATACAACTTCAATCAGCACACACTTCCTGTAACTGATATTGCTTGTTTTCATGGAGCAATTGCTGTGTCATCTTCAGAGGACCGCACATGTAAA ATATGGAGTCTATCAGAGGGCAGGATGCTGAGAAGTATTTCATTTCCTGCTATCATTGATTCTGTTGAAATAGACCCAAGAAGTCATATTTTCTATGCTGGTGGTAGAGATGGAAAGATATATGTTACTGCTATGGGTGTTGATGCCTCCTCTCAGGGCCGTGATGATTCGTCTATTCTCGGTATTCTGGATGACCACAG CAAGGCGGTAACGAGCTTAACATCAAGTACAGATGGCCTTCTACTAGTCTCTGGTTCGGAGGATGGTAATGTTCGGGTTTGGGATACCAGAAGTCAGCAAGTAACCCGAAAATTCAAACACTCCCAAG GTCCAGTAACTAATGTTCTCATAGTAACACCCAAAAGATTAAACCTGCCACCTTTACAACCATTGCGGAAAGTGTGTGCAGCAAGTGGCGAAGTTGTACCACGAGCTGTAATTCTGCCCAACCCTGAAAATGATGTTCATATTGCTGGAAATCTCAGCTCTAACCTTCTAGAGCAGCTCTTGGATGCACAACAG CAGCACGGCAGCTCTAGGTTATTTGATTCTGGGGTGAGCACTCTCAATGGCGTACCAAACCAACAGGGGGCAGAATGGAGAAGTAAATACCTAGAGTTGCAGGATCTTTTTGTGCATGAGGTTCTTGGTGATATGCCATCTTAA
- the LOC119338615 gene encoding protein ROOT INITIATION DEFECTIVE 3-like isoform X4 has product MAPPSQLVLAASSTDAGVAAWDLRTGSEAIRHRPCASRPRAVAAVAGRFLAAAQIAAGNSAPIHYYHWDKPQVAVKSFPAEPIRALIADPEGNYLIGGGVSGDIFFWEVASGELLVRWHAHYRDVRCLALYDMLLVSASEDGSIKIWDLLTMLDEQSRFEAKTPYLYNFNQHTLPVTDIACFHGAIAVSSSEDRTCKIWSLSEGRMLRSISFPAIIDSVEIDPRSHIFYAGGRDGKIYVTAMGVDASSQGRDDSSILGILDDHSKAVTSLTSSTDGLLLVSGSEDGNVRVWDTRSQQVTRKFKHSQGPVTNVLIVTPKRLNLPPLQPLRKVCAASGEVVPRAVILPNPENDVHIAGNLSSNLLEQLLDAQQHGSSRLFDSGVSTLNGVPNQQGAEWRSKYLELQDLFVHEVLGDMPS; this is encoded by the exons ATGGCGCCGCCGTCGCAACTGGTGCTCGCGGCCTCCTCCACCGACGCCGGCGTGGCCGCGTGGGACCTCCGCACGGGGTCCGAGGCCATCCGCCACCGCCCCTGCGCCTCCCGGCCACGTGCCGTCGCTGCCGTCGCCGGccgcttcctcgccgccgcccaaaTCGCCGCCGGCAACTCCGCCCCCATCCACTACTACCACTGGGACAAG CCTCAGGTGGCTGTGAAGAGCTTCCCCGCCGAGCCAATCCGCGCGCTCATTGCTGACCCGGAGGGGAACTATCTCATCGGCGGCGGTGTGTCCGGTGACATATTCTTTTGGGAG GTGGCTAGTGGAGAGCTGCTTGTCCGATGGCATGCTCACTATCGTGATGTTAGGTGCCTTGCCCTCTATGACATGTTGCTTGTCTCAGCGTCCGAGGATGGGAGCATCAAAATTTGGGATCTTCTCAC GATGCTTGATGAGCAATCAAGGTTTGAGGCAAAGACGCCATACCTATACAACTTCAATCAGCACACACTTCCTGTAACTGATATTGCTTGTTTTCATGGAGCAATTGCTGTGTCATCTTCAGAGGACCGCACATGTAAA ATATGGAGTCTATCAGAGGGCAGGATGCTGAGAAGTATTTCATTTCCTGCTATCATTGATTCTGTTGAAATAGACCCAAGAAGTCATATTTTCTATGCTGGTGGTAGAGATGGAAAGATATATGTTACTGCTATGGGTGTTGATGCCTCCTCTCAGGGCCGTGATGATTCGTCTATTCTCGGTATTCTGGATGACCACAG CAAGGCGGTAACGAGCTTAACATCAAGTACAGATGGCCTTCTACTAGTCTCTGGTTCGGAGGATGGTAATGTTCGGGTTTGGGATACCAGAAGTCAGCAAGTAACCCGAAAATTCAAACACTCCCAAG GTCCAGTAACTAATGTTCTCATAGTAACACCCAAAAGATTAAACCTGCCACCTTTACAACCATTGCGGAAAGTGTGTGCAGCAAGTGGCGAAGTTGTACCACGAGCTGTAATTCTGCCCAACCCTGAAAATGATGTTCATATTGCTGGAAATCTCAGCTCTAACCTTCTAGAGCAGCTCTTGGATGCACAACAG CACGGCAGCTCTAGGTTATTTGATTCTGGGGTGAGCACTCTCAATGGCGTACCAAACCAACAGGGGGCAGAATGGAGAAGTAAATACCTAGAGTTGCAGGATCTTTTTGTGCATGAGGTTCTTGGTGATATGCCATCTTAA